In Isoalcanivorax indicus, the following proteins share a genomic window:
- a CDS encoding flavin reductase family protein gives MSALTRFDPATMPQRHRARFVNALTGFKSANLVGTRDPHGRENLALFSSAVHLGADPALLGLISRPPVSERHTLENILSTGVFTLNQVHDGIIQAAHQTSARYPRDASEFVACGLTPWYSGTLDAPYVLESRLRLGLRLRETIPVTLNNTVLIIGEIVEVLTLASAVGEDGHIDITQLDAVAISGLDSYHRTQPLARYPYAKP, from the coding sequence ATGTCAGCGTTAACCCGTTTTGACCCGGCGACCATGCCGCAACGGCACCGCGCCCGCTTCGTCAATGCACTGACTGGCTTCAAGAGCGCCAACCTGGTGGGCACCCGGGACCCCCATGGCCGGGAGAACCTGGCCCTGTTCAGTTCCGCCGTGCATCTTGGCGCGGACCCGGCGCTCCTCGGCCTGATCAGCCGCCCACCCGTATCCGAGCGTCACACCCTGGAAAACATCCTGAGCACCGGCGTCTTCACCCTGAACCAGGTCCATGACGGCATCATCCAGGCCGCCCACCAGACCAGCGCGCGCTATCCCCGGGACGCGAGCGAGTTTGTGGCCTGCGGCCTGACGCCGTGGTACTCCGGCACGCTGGACGCGCCCTATGTGCTGGAAAGTCGTCTGAGGCTGGGCCTGCGGCTGCGCGAGACGATACCCGTCACCCTCAACAATACCGTGCTGATCATTGGCGAAATCGTGGAGGTGCTGACCCTGGCCAGCGCTGTGGGAGAAGATGGCCACATTGATATAACGCAGCTCGACGCTGTCGCCATTTCCGGCCTGGACAGCTATCACCGTACACAGCCACTGGCGCGTTATCCCTACGCCAAACCCTGA
- the fba gene encoding class II fructose-bisphosphate aldolase (catalyzes the reversible aldol condensation of dihydroxyacetonephosphate and glyceraldehyde 3-phosphate in the Calvin cycle, glycolysis, and/or gluconeogenesis): MALISMRQLLDHAAEYGYGVPAFNVNNLEQMRAIMEAADQTDSPVIVQASAGARKYAGAPFLRHLILAAIEEFPHIPVVMHQDHGTSPAVCQRSIQLGFSSVMMDGSLGEDGKTPMDYDYNVRVTQTAVAMAHACGVSVEGELGCLGSLETGQAGEEDGIGAEGILDHSQMLTDPEEAADFVKATKVDALAIAIGTSHGAYKFTRPPTGDILAIDRIKAIHARIPDTHLVMHGSSSVPQDWLEIINEFGGEIPETYGVPVEEIQEGIRHGVRKVNIDTDLRLASTGAIRRFLGQNKSEFDPRKYLAVATQAMKDICIARYEAFGTAGNASKITPLSLEVMFQRYEKGELDPRVK; the protein is encoded by the coding sequence ATGGCACTGATCAGCATGCGACAGTTGCTGGACCACGCCGCCGAATATGGCTACGGCGTACCGGCTTTCAACGTCAACAATCTGGAGCAGATGCGCGCCATCATGGAAGCGGCGGATCAGACGGATTCGCCAGTGATCGTGCAAGCGTCTGCGGGCGCCCGCAAATACGCCGGCGCGCCTTTCCTGCGCCACCTGATCCTGGCCGCTATCGAGGAGTTTCCACATATTCCGGTGGTGATGCATCAGGATCACGGCACCAGCCCGGCGGTATGCCAGCGCTCCATCCAGCTCGGTTTTTCATCGGTGATGATGGATGGTTCGCTGGGTGAAGACGGCAAGACCCCCATGGATTACGACTACAACGTGCGGGTGACCCAGACGGCTGTGGCCATGGCCCATGCCTGTGGTGTGTCCGTGGAAGGCGAACTGGGCTGCCTGGGTTCCCTGGAAACTGGCCAGGCCGGTGAAGAGGATGGCATCGGTGCCGAAGGCATTCTGGATCACAGCCAGATGCTCACCGACCCCGAAGAAGCGGCTGACTTCGTCAAGGCCACCAAAGTGGATGCCCTGGCCATCGCCATCGGCACCAGCCACGGCGCCTACAAGTTTACCCGTCCGCCCACCGGGGACATTCTGGCCATTGACCGCATCAAGGCGATTCACGCCCGTATTCCCGATACGCACCTGGTCATGCACGGCTCCTCCTCGGTACCGCAGGACTGGCTCGAGATCATCAACGAGTTCGGTGGCGAAATTCCGGAAACCTATGGCGTGCCGGTGGAAGAAATTCAGGAAGGTATCCGTCACGGCGTGCGCAAGGTGAATATCGATACGGACCTGCGACTGGCCAGCACCGGCGCCATCCGTCGTTTCCTGGGCCAGAACAAGTCGGAGTTCGACCCGCGCAAATATCTGGCGGTGGCCACCCAGGCCATGAAAGATATCTGCATTGCCCGTTACGAGGCCTTCGGCACTGCCGGCAACGCCAGCAAGATCACGCCGCTGTCACTGGAAGTCATGTTCCAGCGTTATGAAAAAGGTGAGCTGGACCCGCGTGTAAAATAA
- a CDS encoding phosphoglycerate kinase produces MAILRMTDLDLKGKRVLIREDLNVPVKDGKVTSDARIRASLPTIRHALDAGARVMLMSHLGRPEEGQFDEGASLKPVAEHLGLLLERDVPLVRDWLDGVEVAEGDLVLCENVRFNKGEKKDDEALSKRMAALCDVFVMDAFGTAHRAQASTHGVAKFAPVACAGPLLAAELDALGKALENPAKPLVAIVGGAKVSTKLEVLESLADKVDQLIVGGGIANTFLAAAGKPVGKSLCEHDLIDAARRIAAKVNIPLPVDVVVAREFSADAEAVTKSVDEVADDEMILDVGPKTAHVFAALMKEARTIVWNGPVGVFEFDQFAGGTRELAEAIAESDAFSIAGGGDTLAAVDKYGITEQVSYISTGGGAFLEFLEGKTLPAVAILDR; encoded by the coding sequence ATGGCCATTCTGCGCATGACGGATCTGGATCTGAAGGGCAAGCGCGTACTGATCCGCGAAGATCTCAATGTGCCGGTGAAAGACGGCAAGGTGACCAGTGATGCGCGGATTCGTGCGTCGCTACCCACTATCCGCCATGCGCTGGATGCGGGCGCACGCGTGATGCTGATGTCACACCTGGGGCGGCCCGAAGAGGGCCAGTTCGATGAAGGCGCCTCGCTGAAGCCGGTGGCCGAACATCTCGGCCTGCTGCTGGAGCGTGACGTGCCGTTGGTGCGCGACTGGCTGGATGGCGTCGAGGTGGCAGAAGGCGATCTGGTACTGTGCGAGAACGTGCGGTTCAACAAGGGTGAAAAGAAAGACGACGAGGCGCTGTCGAAAAGAATGGCCGCGCTGTGCGATGTCTTTGTCATGGATGCCTTCGGCACGGCGCATCGCGCCCAGGCCTCCACACACGGTGTGGCGAAATTCGCGCCGGTGGCCTGTGCCGGCCCGCTGCTGGCGGCAGAGCTGGATGCGCTGGGCAAGGCGCTGGAAAATCCGGCCAAACCCCTGGTGGCTATTGTCGGGGGCGCCAAGGTGTCCACCAAACTGGAAGTGCTTGAATCCCTGGCCGACAAGGTCGATCAGCTGATTGTGGGCGGCGGCATTGCCAATACCTTCCTGGCGGCAGCGGGCAAGCCCGTGGGCAAGTCGCTGTGCGAGCATGACCTGATTGACGCGGCCCGGCGTATTGCGGCGAAAGTGAATATTCCTCTGCCTGTGGATGTGGTGGTGGCGCGCGAATTCTCGGCCGATGCCGAAGCGGTCACGAAATCCGTGGACGAGGTGGCTGATGACGAGATGATTCTCGATGTGGGGCCGAAAACGGCGCATGTGTTTGCAGCATTGATGAAAGAAGCACGCACCATTGTCTGGAACGGGCCGGTGGGTGTGTTCGAGTTTGACCAGTTTGCCGGGGGTACCCGGGAGCTGGCCGAGGCGATCGCGGAAAGCGATGCCTTTTCCATTGCGGGCGGCGGTGACACGCTGGCGGCGGTGGATAAATACGGTATCACCGAGCAGGTGTCCTACATTTCCACCGGCGGTGGCGCTTTCCTGGAATTCCTGGAAGGCAAGACACTGCCGGCCGTAGCGATCCTGGATCGCTGA